A stretch of Acidimicrobiales bacterium DNA encodes these proteins:
- a CDS encoding response regulator transcription factor yields the protein MDEAGTTRRVLIAEDQQGMRNLVRWLVELEDGLEVVGEATSGQEVIDRAHSLRPDAIVLDLGLPEVDGEVALAELRSELPDAKIVVLSGQASALIQPRLRELGADAVVEKDSASPQWQAQLLAELHGDRVVAV from the coding sequence GTGGACGAGGCGGGAACCACGCGGCGGGTGCTGATAGCCGAGGACCAGCAGGGCATGCGGAACCTGGTGCGCTGGCTGGTGGAGCTGGAGGACGGCCTGGAGGTCGTGGGGGAAGCCACCTCGGGCCAGGAGGTCATCGACCGGGCCCACAGCCTGCGCCCCGACGCCATCGTGCTCGACCTGGGCCTGCCCGAGGTCGACGGCGAGGTGGCCCTCGCCGAGCTCCGCTCCGAGCTTCCCGACGCCAAGATCGTCGTGCTCTCGGGTCAGGCCTCGGCGCTCATCCAGCCCCGGCTCCGGGAGCTCGGCGCCGACGCCGTGGTGGAGAAGGACTCGGCTTCCCCCCAGTGGCAGGCCCAGCTGCTCGCCGAGCTGCACGGCGACCGGGTGGTGGCCGTCTAA
- a CDS encoding cyclic nucleotide-binding domain-containing protein codes for MTNRRAHRRTSMDKAATLADLPFLAHCSREEREVLAGAADECLLPAGHVLMWEGDRGTEAFVILEGTAEVAVAGEVVAVVGRGQTVGEMALIDRRPRSATVVARSPMRVLVVGNRHLGALVGQAGVARGLLEVVTARLRNADERAVVPAEPVG; via the coding sequence ATGACCAACCGCCGTGCCCACCGCCGGACCTCCATGGACAAGGCGGCCACCCTGGCCGACCTGCCGTTCCTGGCCCACTGCTCCCGCGAGGAGCGCGAGGTGCTGGCGGGAGCGGCCGACGAATGTCTCCTGCCTGCCGGCCACGTCCTGATGTGGGAGGGGGATCGGGGGACGGAAGCCTTCGTGATCCTCGAGGGGACGGCCGAGGTGGCCGTGGCCGGAGAGGTCGTTGCCGTCGTCGGCCGGGGCCAGACCGTCGGCGAGATGGCGCTCATCGACAGGCGACCCCGCAGCGCCACGGTGGTGGCCCGATCCCCGATGCGCGTGCTGGTCGTCGGGAACCGCCATCTGGGCGCGTTGGTCGGCCAGGCGGGTGTGGCGCGGGGCCTGTTGGAGGTCGTCACCGCCCGCCTCCGCAACGCGGACGAGCGGGCGGTCGTGCCGGCTGAACCGGTGGGTTAG
- a CDS encoding MFS transporter: LFRIRAFTAGTLSSFLAAVGRGGLMFMLIIWLQGIWLPRHGYSFESTPLWAGIYMLPLTAGFLLAGPISGILSDRYGSRPFATGGMVTAALSFVLLELLPTNFNYVLFGLLLLLNGLAMGAFASPNRAGVMNSLPPQHRGAGAGMSATFQNSAQVLSIGIFFSLMIAGLSSKLPRSLYTGLTAHGVPAAAASRVAHLPPVSTLFGAFLGYSPVQHLLGPTVLSQLPKSQQNVLVGRQFFPDLISAPFRSGLHEAFTFAIVACAVAAVASWLRGGKYHWTEQVSVEDELSLQEDPKTISRR; encoded by the coding sequence CTGTTCCGCATCCGCGCCTTCACCGCCGGCACCCTCTCCAGCTTCCTGGCCGCCGTGGGGCGCGGCGGGCTGATGTTCATGCTGATCATCTGGCTGCAGGGGATCTGGCTGCCCCGCCACGGCTACTCGTTCGAGTCCACCCCGCTCTGGGCGGGGATCTACATGTTGCCGCTGACCGCCGGGTTCCTCCTGGCCGGGCCCATCTCGGGCATCCTCTCGGACCGTTACGGGTCGCGGCCCTTCGCCACCGGCGGGATGGTGACGGCCGCCCTCAGCTTCGTGCTCCTCGAGCTGCTGCCGACCAACTTCAACTACGTGCTGTTCGGCCTGCTGCTGCTCCTCAACGGTTTGGCCATGGGCGCCTTCGCCTCCCCCAACCGGGCCGGGGTGATGAACAGCCTGCCGCCGCAGCACCGCGGCGCCGGGGCGGGGATGAGCGCCACCTTCCAGAACTCGGCGCAGGTCCTGTCGATCGGGATCTTCTTCAGCCTGATGATCGCCGGTCTGTCGTCCAAGCTCCCCCGCAGCCTGTACACCGGGCTCACCGCCCACGGGGTCCCGGCCGCGGCGGCCTCACGCGTGGCCCACCTACCGCCGGTGTCGACCCTGTTCGGCGCCTTCCTCGGCTACAGCCCCGTCCAGCACCTCCTCGGCCCCACCGTCCTCAGCCAGCTGCCGAAGAGTCAGCAGAACGTCCTGGTGGGCCGGCAGTTCTTCCCGGACCTGATCTCGGCGCCGTTCCGCTCCGGGCTCCACGAGGCGTTCACCTTCGCCATCGTGGCGTGCGCCGTAGCGGCGGTGGCGTCGTGGCTCCGGGGGGGCAAGTACCACTGGACCGAGCAGGTGTCGGTGGAGGACGAGCTCAGCCTGCAGGAGGACCCGAAGACCATCTCGCGGCGGTAG